The following proteins come from a genomic window of Rhizobium sp. 007:
- a CDS encoding tyrosine-type recombinase/integrase yields the protein MSAEGELKWVLHNTILRVDHTDHLSTRQYARLVDEWVTAIGLRREDYGTHSLRRTKAAMIYKATGNLRAIQILLGHTKIENTVRYLGVNIEDALELAEHTEI from the coding sequence ATGTCGGCCGAAGGAGAACTGAAATGGGTATTGCACAATACGATCCTACGAGTCGACCACACCGATCATCTGAGTACTCGTCAGTATGCTCGATTGGTGGACGAATGGGTAACTGCAATTGGGCTACGGAGAGAAGACTACGGCACGCATTCGCTTCGGCGCACCAAGGCCGCAATGATCTACAAGGCGACAGGCAATCTTCGCGCGATCCAAATCCTGTTGGGCCACACCAAGATCGAAAATACGGTCAGGTATCTGGGAGTGAATATTGAGGATGCGCTGGAATTAGCGGAGCATACGGAGATATGA
- a CDS encoding nitronate monooxygenase, producing MSQPVHTRLTKVLGCDYPIIQAGMGGPGRSELCAAVSSAGAFGCIGMVKEKPELIRSEIEAVRGRTDRPFGVNLVPSVTDPVLLEEELEVCFSERVKVIVFFWDVRPDLVARARAAGCKVLYQVGSVADAIAAERAAADAIICQGVEAGGHVRGKVTSMVLLPQVVAAVSVPVVGSGGFGSGASLVAALALGAEGIHCGTVFLATDECYAHDYHKQRVIDAASEDAIYNDVFAIGWPPQSPVRTIENSVTKQYENDLLGHGPDDFPLEVIARDGDDAVYRFSTHSPLRGMSGEMEPLALYAGQVCGQIKQVRPAGDVVRDMVNDARHALARLRSLE from the coding sequence ATGTCTCAACCGGTGCATACGCGTCTCACCAAGGTGCTAGGCTGCGATTATCCCATCATCCAAGCCGGAATGGGCGGGCCGGGTCGCTCCGAACTCTGTGCGGCGGTCAGCTCGGCCGGGGCGTTCGGCTGCATCGGCATGGTCAAAGAGAAGCCGGAGTTGATCAGGAGCGAGATCGAGGCGGTGAGGGGCAGAACGGATCGACCGTTCGGCGTCAATCTCGTTCCCTCCGTCACCGATCCGGTTCTCCTGGAGGAGGAGTTGGAGGTTTGTTTCTCTGAACGGGTCAAGGTAATCGTGTTCTTCTGGGACGTAAGGCCGGATTTGGTCGCCCGAGCGCGCGCAGCAGGTTGCAAGGTTCTCTATCAGGTTGGAAGCGTCGCCGATGCGATCGCCGCCGAACGCGCCGCGGCTGATGCAATCATTTGCCAGGGTGTCGAAGCGGGTGGTCACGTTCGTGGCAAGGTGACGTCGATGGTTCTCCTTCCCCAGGTGGTCGCCGCGGTGAGTGTGCCGGTCGTCGGGTCCGGAGGGTTCGGTTCAGGGGCGAGTTTGGTCGCGGCCCTCGCGCTGGGTGCTGAAGGCATTCATTGCGGAACGGTTTTTCTGGCGACCGACGAATGCTACGCACACGACTATCATAAACAGCGTGTCATCGACGCCGCCTCGGAGGACGCGATTTACAACGACGTGTTCGCGATAGGCTGGCCGCCGCAGTCCCCGGTCCGCACGATCGAAAACAGCGTCACCAAGCAATATGAGAACGACTTACTCGGACATGGTCCCGATGATTTTCCGCTCGAAGTCATCGCCCGCGACGGCGACGACGCGGTCTACCGCTTCAGCACTCACTCACCGTTGCGCGGCATGTCCGGCGAAATGGAACCCCTGGCGCTGTACGCGGGACAGGTCTGCGGTCAAATCAAGCAAGTTCGTCCCGCAGGGGATGTCGTGCGCGACATGGTCAATGACGCCAGACACGCACTCGCCCGTCTGCGTTCGCTGGAATAG
- a CDS encoding aspartate aminotransferase family protein has protein sequence MLHTRDISGDRPLSRARSHHFFNRGRKIFPSGVTRVTVERQPVPLYIARGEGAYVLDVDGNRFLDLNNNFTTLIHGHGFLPVADAVADLLHRGTCFSNPTEHEIALAELLSERIPAIEHVRFVNSGTEAVMFAIKAARAFTGRTGIVRVEGAYHGAYDWAEAGQSSSPTRWGDGSRPDAIPAYRGTPPSVADDVAVIRFNDVEGVERRMADVGARTACVLIDPMPSRAGLIEPKADFLEALQAAARKHGVLLVADEVLNLRQSYRGASARYGLEPDLIACGKIIGGGFPVGAVGGRANVMSVFANDKGKPLLPQGGTFSANPVSMVAGRVAMEAMTEDAFDGLERLGDHVRSGLQDAIDRTGAPFSVSGAASLFRIHPKKQVPSDYRSGYPTQAENDINTALSDCFLHRGILLPNGAAACLSTAMTAYDADAVVTTFSDFLSTPAAQEFEASR, from the coding sequence ATGCTTCATACACGTGACATTTCCGGGGACCGGCCGCTGTCGCGCGCCCGGTCCCATCATTTTTTCAACAGAGGGCGGAAAATCTTTCCCTCGGGCGTGACGCGGGTGACCGTCGAGCGTCAACCGGTGCCGCTCTACATTGCCCGCGGCGAAGGGGCTTATGTGCTCGACGTCGACGGCAACCGGTTCTTGGATCTCAACAACAATTTTACGACGTTGATCCACGGCCACGGTTTCCTGCCCGTCGCCGACGCCGTTGCCGACCTCCTTCACCGCGGAACCTGCTTTTCCAATCCGACGGAACACGAAATCGCCCTTGCCGAACTCCTCTCCGAGCGCATTCCGGCGATCGAACACGTTCGCTTCGTCAACAGCGGGACGGAAGCCGTAATGTTTGCGATCAAGGCGGCGCGTGCCTTTACGGGCCGGACCGGCATCGTCCGCGTCGAGGGCGCCTATCATGGCGCCTATGACTGGGCCGAGGCCGGTCAGTCGAGTTCACCGACACGTTGGGGGGACGGGTCGAGACCCGATGCGATTCCCGCCTATCGCGGGACGCCCCCGTCGGTCGCCGACGATGTTGCCGTCATTCGCTTCAATGATGTCGAGGGCGTCGAACGGCGAATGGCGGACGTTGGCGCAAGAACGGCCTGCGTCCTTATCGATCCCATGCCGAGCCGCGCGGGGCTGATCGAGCCGAAGGCGGATTTCCTGGAGGCGTTGCAGGCTGCCGCGCGCAAGCATGGCGTTCTCCTCGTCGCCGATGAAGTGCTCAATCTGCGGCAGTCCTATCGCGGCGCCTCGGCCCGCTATGGCCTTGAACCGGATCTGATTGCCTGCGGCAAGATCATCGGCGGCGGCTTTCCAGTAGGCGCTGTCGGTGGACGGGCAAACGTCATGAGCGTTTTCGCCAACGACAAGGGAAAGCCGCTCCTGCCGCAGGGCGGAACATTTTCGGCAAACCCCGTGTCGATGGTGGCCGGCCGTGTTGCGATGGAGGCGATGACCGAGGACGCCTTCGACGGTCTGGAGCGCCTTGGTGATCACGTCCGGTCCGGATTGCAGGACGCAATCGATCGCACCGGCGCGCCCTTCAGCGTCAGCGGTGCCGCCTCCTTGTTTCGCATCCATCCGAAGAAGCAGGTGCCCAGCGACTATCGAAGCGGCTATCCGACACAGGCCGAAAACGACATCAATACCGCGCTTTCCGATTGTTTCCTTCACCGCGGCATCCTGCTGCCGAACGGCGCCGCCGCCTGCCTGTCGACCGCAATGACGGCCTACGACGCCGATGCGGTCGTCACGACCTTCTCCGACTTCCTCTCGACCCCTGCCGCTCAAGAATTCGAGGCCTCCCGATGA
- a CDS encoding ProQ/FINO family protein: MDKPWTASHGPIAATEFDVQKAGAISVLLIRPIGILPNKPGDPIRPFALGLFNDIRALAKPDVKATALRRAVGSFVHSKRYYFASAQPCSMRHDIDGNPVEPLSTEDRLVAQRRFLSLKRSNDENSASSIEPAAPPSKTEQIRAALLRRDRRT, translated from the coding sequence ATGGACAAACCCTGGACCGCCAGCCACGGACCGATCGCAGCAACAGAGTTCGATGTTCAAAAGGCAGGGGCAATCAGCGTACTGCTGATCCGTCCGATCGGCATTCTCCCCAATAAGCCAGGCGATCCGATCCGTCCCTTCGCGCTCGGCCTCTTCAACGATATCCGCGCGCTGGCAAAGCCTGATGTCAAAGCGACGGCATTGCGCCGAGCCGTTGGCTCCTTTGTCCACTCAAAACGGTACTATTTCGCGAGCGCCCAACCTTGCTCGATGCGCCATGACATCGATGGCAATCCCGTGGAACCACTTTCAACCGAAGACCGACTTGTTGCGCAGCGACGCTTTCTCAGCCTGAAACGAAGCAATGACGAGAATAGCGCCTCTAGTATCGAGCCGGCCGCTCCGCCAAGCAAGACTGAACAGATCCGCGCCGCCCTTCTCAGACGGGATCGGCGGACCTAA
- a CDS encoding DUF736 domain-containing protein codes for MAVIGEFTTNGNVIQGNVRTLTVNMKVRLHSIERVSRDAPDFRAVSNGAEVGAGWKAVSGSGEPYISLKLDDPSFNAPISAALWPAEADGDYVLVWSRLNRESA; via the coding sequence ATGGCAGTCATCGGCGAATTCACCACCAACGGCAACGTCATCCAGGGCAACGTCCGCACTCTGACGGTTAACATGAAGGTCCGCCTGCACTCAATCGAGCGCGTCTCGCGCGACGCCCCGGACTTCCGAGCCGTATCCAACGGCGCCGAAGTCGGAGCCGGCTGGAAGGCGGTCTCGGGCAGTGGCGAGCCCTATATCTCGCTCAAGCTCGACGACCCGAGCTTCAACGCTCCGATCAGCGCAGCACTGTGGCCGGCAGAAGCAGACGGCGACTATGTCCTCGTCTGGTCTCGCCTGAACCGTGAATCAGCCTGA
- a CDS encoding cold-shock protein, whose amino-acid sequence MATGTVKWFNATKGFGFIQPDDGSGDVFVHISAVERAGMRGLNDGQKITYELVKDRKSGKMSADNLQA is encoded by the coding sequence ATGGCGACGGGTACCGTGAAGTGGTTCAATGCAACAAAAGGGTTTGGCTTCATCCAGCCCGATGACGGCAGCGGCGATGTCTTCGTACACATTTCCGCGGTCGAGCGGGCCGGCATGCGTGGCCTCAACGACGGCCAGAAGATTACCTATGAGCTGGTCAAGGATCGCAAGTCCGGCAAGATGTCGGCGGACAACCTGCAGGCCTGA
- a CDS encoding HAMP domain-containing methyl-accepting chemotaxis protein, with translation MRRPTVRTSLSVINLTFASIFLAFALFSLSSVRAVNEDTTAIAKNWLPSVSVVRNMQLKLQEMKFAYANHIMSISDEAIAAAEKHVTEQREELAKAIEAYSALISSPREKELLEQIGKRAADYASAAAPMLEKSRKNDNDAAKSIFYKDMEPIVQEAEKDASQLLDINVRGSDASYESSRLTYATILWSTWALIALVLALVAGAIAYVAVQISRPIKAITSSMTGLAAGDTASAIPYASRTDEIGSMAGAVEVFRQTALDKIKADQEIEANRALSESERQRREEIDRARAAAMAKATNGLAANLKMLADGDLTIRISETFDPDFEALRSDFNSAVAQLCRTLSKVAGSTGGIDSGSNEIANSAHDLARRTEQQAAALEQTAAALDEITANVASSSRRAEEARKVAAEANASAATSGQIVTQAVDAMSRIEQSSNEISNIIGVIDEIAFQTNLLALNAGVEAARAGEAGKGFAVVAQEVRELAQRSAKAAKEIKALIQTSSGEVATGVELVSKTGGALKQIGELVVVINRHVDAIAVSSREQSVGLAEINTAVNSLDQTTQQNAAMVEEASAASASLANESATLRELIGQFNVGSATRQQAYPFRETA, from the coding sequence ATGCGCAGGCCTACCGTCCGAACTTCCCTGAGCGTCATCAATCTGACGTTTGCGTCCATTTTTCTCGCCTTCGCCTTATTCTCGCTGAGTAGCGTGCGAGCGGTAAATGAAGACACCACTGCCATCGCCAAGAACTGGCTGCCGAGCGTTTCCGTAGTCCGGAATATGCAACTCAAACTCCAGGAAATGAAGTTTGCGTATGCCAATCATATTATGTCCATCAGCGATGAGGCGATCGCAGCCGCGGAAAAGCACGTTACCGAGCAGAGGGAGGAACTGGCAAAAGCGATCGAAGCCTATAGTGCACTGATATCGTCGCCTCGCGAGAAGGAATTGCTGGAGCAGATCGGAAAACGCGCCGCCGACTATGCCAGTGCGGCCGCGCCGATGCTCGAGAAATCCCGAAAGAACGATAACGACGCAGCCAAGAGCATTTTCTACAAGGATATGGAGCCCATTGTCCAGGAAGCCGAAAAGGATGCGAGCCAGCTGCTCGACATCAACGTGAGGGGTTCGGATGCCTCATATGAGAGCAGCAGGCTGACCTATGCGACGATCCTTTGGAGCACCTGGGCGCTCATCGCCCTTGTCCTGGCGCTCGTCGCCGGAGCCATTGCCTACGTTGCCGTGCAAATCTCCCGTCCAATCAAGGCGATTACGAGTTCGATGACGGGGCTTGCAGCAGGCGATACGGCCTCGGCCATTCCTTATGCGAGCCGAACGGACGAAATCGGCTCGATGGCCGGAGCAGTCGAAGTTTTCAGGCAGACGGCACTCGATAAGATCAAAGCTGACCAGGAAATCGAGGCAAACCGAGCCCTTTCAGAAAGTGAGCGCCAGCGGCGGGAGGAAATCGACCGGGCGCGCGCGGCAGCGATGGCCAAGGCGACGAATGGATTGGCTGCAAATTTGAAGATGCTGGCCGACGGCGATCTCACAATCCGGATCAGCGAGACGTTCGATCCTGATTTCGAGGCGCTAAGAAGCGACTTCAACAGCGCGGTTGCCCAACTCTGTCGCACTCTGAGCAAAGTGGCCGGGTCGACAGGAGGCATCGACAGCGGATCGAACGAGATCGCCAACAGTGCGCATGACCTCGCAAGACGCACCGAACAGCAGGCGGCCGCCCTGGAGCAAACGGCCGCCGCGCTGGACGAAATCACGGCAAACGTCGCCTCATCTTCGAGACGCGCCGAGGAAGCTCGGAAGGTTGCAGCCGAGGCCAACGCCAGCGCAGCGACGTCGGGCCAGATTGTCACCCAGGCAGTCGACGCGATGAGCCGGATCGAGCAATCTTCCAACGAGATATCGAACATTATCGGTGTCATTGACGAAATCGCCTTTCAGACCAATCTGCTCGCGTTGAACGCAGGTGTTGAGGCTGCACGCGCGGGCGAAGCTGGCAAGGGTTTCGCGGTCGTGGCCCAGGAGGTACGCGAACTGGCGCAGCGTTCCGCCAAGGCGGCGAAAGAAATCAAGGCGCTTATTCAAACGTCGAGCGGTGAGGTGGCGACAGGTGTGGAACTCGTCTCGAAAACCGGCGGTGCCCTGAAGCAGATTGGGGAACTCGTGGTGGTGATCAACCGACACGTCGACGCGATTGCTGTATCGTCGCGCGAGCAGTCAGTGGGTCTCGCGGAGATAAACACGGCAGTTAACAGCCTCGATCAAACGACCCAGCAGAATGCCGCTATGGTCGAGGAAGCGAGTGCCGCTTCCGCATCCCTGGCCAACGAGAGCGCCACGCTACGCGAATTGATTGGTCAGTTCAACGTTGGGAGTGCAACGCGACAACAAGCCTATCCGTTCCGCGAGACCGCGTAG
- a CDS encoding zincin-like metallopeptidase domain-containing protein, translating to MSRQQTHQRSDIYSRITDKIIAELEQGVRPWIKPWSSAHANDRITRPLRHNGQPYSGINVLLLWSEAIARGFTSPTWMTFRQARELGAAVRKGETGTLIVFASSFILTETNDMGEDIERNIPFLKPYTVFNVDQIAGLDAGFHQVTSVQDPIVRIGHADRFFANTGALIRHGGSAAYYAPARDYIQMPAFEAFRDAASYVAILSHELTHWTAAPHRLDRDLSRYAGDQSERAREELIAELGSCFLCADLGIVPELEPRPDHASYLDSWRKVLASDKRAIFVAAGHAQRAVSYLHHLQPDQIDEGAAV from the coding sequence ATGAGCAGGCAACAAACTCACCAACGATCCGACATCTACAGCCGCATCACCGACAAGATCATCGCCGAGCTCGAACAGGGGGTGCGGCCCTGGATTAAGCCCTGGAGCTCAGCACATGCGAACGACCGGATCACCCGGCCTTTACGCCACAACGGCCAACCCTATTCGGGCATCAACGTCCTGCTTCTGTGGTCAGAGGCGATCGCCCGCGGCTTCACCTCGCCGACCTGGATGACGTTTCGCCAGGCCCGCGAACTGGGAGCTGCGGTCCGCAAGGGCGAGACCGGCACGTTGATCGTCTTCGCCAGTTCCTTCATCCTTACCGAAACCAACGACATGGGCGAAGACATCGAGCGCAATATCCCGTTTCTCAAGCCGTACACGGTCTTCAATGTCGATCAGATTGCCGGACTGGATGCGGGCTTCCATCAGGTCACATCGGTTCAGGATCCAATTGTCCGTATCGGACATGCCGATCGCTTCTTTGCAAACACCGGCGCACTGATCCGGCACGGCGGATCGGCGGCATACTATGCCCCAGCCCGTGATTACATCCAGATGCCGGCCTTCGAAGCCTTCCGCGACGCTGCGTCCTATGTTGCGATCCTCAGTCACGAACTGACCCACTGGACGGCGGCACCGCATCGACTCGATCGCGATCTCAGCCGCTATGCCGGGGATCAAAGCGAACGCGCCCGCGAGGAACTGATCGCCGAGCTCGGCAGTTGCTTCCTTTGCGCTGATCTCGGCATCGTTCCCGAACTCGAGCCGCGGCCCGATCATGCGAGCTATCTTGACTCCTGGCGCAAGGTTCTCGCCAGCGACAAGCGTGCAATTTTTGTCGCGGCCGGTCATGCGCAGCGCGCTGTCAGCTACCTGCACCACTTGCAACCAGATCAGATAGACGAAGGGGCGGCGGTGTAA
- a CDS encoding acetolactate synthase catalytic subunit has translation MTHSPDMLTVAERIALSLKRHDVSMIFAQSLPSAVILAAEAIGIRQVAYRQENMGGTMADGYARRSGKVGVVAAQNGPAATLLVPPLAEALKASVPIVALVQDVERDQADRNAFQELDHLALFQSCTKWVRKVIVPERIDDYIDAAFTAAVSGRPGPVTLLLPADLLRAKIEEPVLRRSVSLGRWPLDRNRPADTDIARAAAMIAAARAPVVIAGGGVHASRAAPSLAKLQEEACLPVLTTNMGKGAVDEHHPLSAGVLGALVGPNSLGRHTLALVQEADVVLLIGTRTNQNGTDSWRQINPASTVIHIDVDPSEIGRTYEAVRLAGDAAETIDTLRAALATRDLSKRHAARAELVERIANCWAMFDAERQRVSHSGATPIRPERIMRELQSQLTADTTVVADASYSSMWVAGQLRSLSAGMRFLTPRGLAGLGWGLPLALGAKLADPDKPVVVFVGDGGFAHSWAELETMVRSNIPVLIIVLNNGILGFQRDAETVKFGRFTSACHFVDVDHSQIAAACGCPAVRVSVADGLADHIRTGLSGNKPLMIEVLTDPEAHPPLSLFAAMDEAA, from the coding sequence ATGACACATTCCCCTGACATGTTGACAGTCGCGGAGCGTATTGCGCTCAGCTTGAAGCGGCACGACGTTTCAATGATCTTTGCCCAAAGCCTTCCGTCCGCCGTCATTCTCGCAGCCGAGGCGATCGGCATCCGGCAGGTTGCCTACCGGCAGGAAAACATGGGCGGCACGATGGCCGATGGCTATGCGCGGCGGTCGGGAAAGGTCGGGGTCGTCGCCGCCCAGAACGGTCCGGCGGCAACACTTCTCGTTCCGCCGCTCGCCGAAGCCCTGAAGGCCTCCGTGCCGATCGTTGCCCTCGTTCAGGACGTCGAACGGGATCAGGCGGATCGCAACGCGTTCCAGGAACTCGACCATCTGGCGCTCTTCCAGTCCTGCACAAAATGGGTGAGAAAGGTGATCGTTCCCGAACGCATCGACGACTATATCGACGCCGCGTTTACCGCCGCGGTATCGGGGCGGCCGGGGCCTGTCACCCTGCTGCTTCCCGCCGACCTCCTGCGCGCAAAGATCGAGGAGCCGGTGCTGCGCCGGTCGGTGAGCTTGGGACGATGGCCGCTTGACCGCAACCGTCCGGCGGACACAGATATCGCGCGGGCCGCGGCAATGATCGCCGCGGCACGGGCGCCCGTCGTCATCGCCGGCGGCGGCGTGCATGCGAGCCGCGCCGCTCCGTCGCTCGCAAAGCTCCAGGAGGAAGCATGCCTTCCCGTTCTCACGACCAATATGGGCAAGGGGGCCGTCGACGAACATCATCCATTATCGGCTGGTGTCCTGGGCGCGCTGGTCGGTCCGAATTCGCTCGGCCGCCATACGCTTGCCCTTGTCCAGGAGGCGGATGTCGTTCTCCTCATCGGAACGAGAACCAATCAGAACGGCACCGACAGTTGGCGTCAGATTAACCCAGCCTCGACCGTCATCCATATCGACGTCGACCCTTCGGAAATCGGACGCACCTATGAAGCCGTCAGGCTAGCAGGTGATGCGGCCGAGACCATTGACACGTTACGGGCAGCCCTTGCGACGCGCGATCTGTCGAAACGTCACGCCGCGCGTGCGGAACTGGTCGAACGCATCGCCAATTGCTGGGCGATGTTTGACGCCGAACGGCAACGCGTCAGTCATTCAGGTGCAACTCCGATCCGGCCGGAACGGATCATGCGCGAGCTGCAATCGCAATTGACAGCAGATACGACGGTCGTCGCAGACGCGAGCTACTCCTCAATGTGGGTTGCAGGACAGCTCCGGTCGCTTTCAGCCGGGATGCGGTTTTTGACGCCGCGCGGTCTTGCGGGCCTCGGTTGGGGATTGCCGCTTGCGCTGGGCGCAAAGCTTGCCGATCCGGACAAGCCTGTTGTCGTCTTCGTCGGCGACGGCGGTTTTGCCCACAGCTGGGCCGAGCTCGAGACAATGGTCCGAAGCAACATCCCTGTGCTGATCATCGTTCTCAACAACGGCATCCTGGGGTTTCAGCGCGATGCAGAGACCGTAAAGTTCGGACGCTTCACCAGCGCCTGCCATTTTGTCGATGTCGATCACAGCCAAATCGCTGCAGCGTGCGGATGCCCGGCCGTCCGTGTCAGCGTCGCCGACGGGCTTGCCGACCATATCCGCACGGGGCTATCCGGCAATAAACCCTTGATGATCGAGGTCTTGACCGATCCCGAGGCCCATCCGCCGCTGTCACTTTTTGCCGCAATGGACGAGGCGGCATGA
- a CDS encoding DUF2277 domain-containing protein, whose product MCRNIRTLFNFDPPATDEEIHDAALQFVRKLSGTTKPAKRNEAAFDRAVGSIAACARELLDSLETSQQPRNREEEAAKARARTLTRFA is encoded by the coding sequence ATGTGCCGAAACATAAGAACGCTGTTCAATTTCGATCCGCCGGCGACGGACGAGGAAATTCATGACGCTGCGCTGCAGTTCGTGCGAAAGCTGAGCGGAACGACCAAACCGGCGAAACGCAATGAAGCGGCGTTCGACCGCGCGGTCGGTTCGATCGCGGCATGTGCCCGCGAACTGCTCGATTCGCTCGAAACTTCGCAACAGCCGCGCAACCGTGAGGAAGAAGCCGCAAAAGCCCGCGCGAGAACGCTGACCCGGTTCGCGTGA
- the fabG gene encoding 3-oxoacyl-ACP reductase FabG, producing MSTGGTGRVAVISGGTTGIGLATARRLLRGGYRVGVFGHSAESVEQAGASLAESVEAGRAVASQVDLRKPEAIQSFFNDIRARFGAPSVLVCCAGVSPKGNNGPSLVSTIPLGEWDDVLSINLTGAMLCCQYVLPDMQNNRFGRIIFVGSLAGRTRPLIAGPAYAVSKAALAGLSRSLVTQYGRFGITANVVAPGRILTGMTGPASSDTNREAITRIPAGRLGTTDEVSAAIVFLASDEAGFVNGAILDVNGGEFTPS from the coding sequence ATGAGCACCGGCGGGACGGGGCGGGTTGCCGTCATCAGCGGCGGGACCACTGGCATCGGCCTTGCAACTGCCCGTCGGCTCCTGAGGGGCGGCTATCGCGTAGGCGTTTTCGGGCACAGCGCCGAGAGCGTCGAGCAAGCCGGCGCCAGTCTTGCCGAGAGCGTCGAAGCGGGTCGCGCTGTCGCCTCGCAGGTCGACCTTCGCAAGCCCGAAGCCATTCAGAGCTTCTTCAATGACATCCGTGCTCGCTTTGGTGCGCCGTCGGTCCTGGTCTGCTGCGCCGGGGTCTCACCGAAAGGCAACAATGGCCCGTCACTGGTAAGTACCATTCCGCTCGGGGAATGGGATGACGTGCTTTCCATCAATCTGACAGGTGCTATGCTGTGCTGCCAGTACGTTTTGCCCGATATGCAGAACAACCGGTTCGGGCGCATCATCTTCGTAGGATCGCTCGCTGGCCGGACGCGACCATTGATTGCCGGGCCGGCCTATGCGGTCTCGAAGGCAGCCCTTGCCGGATTGTCACGTTCGCTTGTAACCCAATACGGGCGCTTCGGTATCACCGCCAATGTTGTTGCGCCCGGCCGAATTCTGACCGGAATGACGGGTCCGGCTTCAAGCGATACCAATCGTGAGGCAATTACGCGAATTCCGGCCGGCCGCTTGGGGACAACCGACGAGGTCTCGGCCGCCATCGTGTTTCTCGCATCCGACGAGGCAGGCTTCGTCAATGGCGCGATACTCGACGTCAATGGCGGCGAGTTTACGCCAAGCTGA
- a CDS encoding response regulator transcription factor has product MENRVLICTEDPELYLLLNHILSVEGFPSQLADSDADVECCLQKGGLLAVIFDGVAWRGDIVALCSLSKQAGLAVGALIAGHMRTMHLQMIKAGLDDGIMRPLAPERLLAFLRHARRAAGNPSAFGEVPPSALPTDISVSSDSQHVTISGRHLALTSIEGRILETLIRHGNRTCSRGDLLTAVWREPHDVGTRTVDVHIARLRKALSACHDVRIKTVYGEGYALVSTRKGEELRVAARR; this is encoded by the coding sequence ATGGAAAATCGGGTGCTGATCTGCACAGAGGATCCGGAGCTCTATCTTCTCTTAAACCACATCCTGTCCGTAGAGGGGTTTCCGAGCCAGCTCGCCGACAGTGACGCCGATGTCGAATGTTGTCTGCAGAAAGGCGGGCTGCTTGCCGTCATCTTCGATGGTGTTGCGTGGCGCGGCGATATCGTCGCCCTTTGCAGCCTGTCAAAACAGGCTGGACTTGCCGTCGGCGCGTTGATCGCCGGCCACATGCGAACCATGCATCTGCAGATGATCAAGGCCGGGCTTGATGACGGCATCATGCGACCGCTCGCCCCCGAACGCCTGCTTGCCTTTCTCCGGCACGCACGTCGTGCGGCCGGTAATCCGTCTGCCTTTGGTGAAGTCCCGCCGTCAGCTTTGCCCACCGATATATCGGTTTCGTCCGATTCACAGCACGTCACGATCAGTGGAAGGCATCTGGCATTAACCTCGATCGAAGGTCGAATCCTTGAGACACTCATTCGCCACGGCAACAGGACCTGCTCCCGGGGCGATTTGCTGACTGCCGTCTGGCGAGAGCCGCACGACGTTGGCACCCGCACTGTGGATGTCCATATCGCTCGCCTTCGAAAGGCTCTGTCCGCCTGTCATGACGTCCGGATCAAGACAGTCTATGGCGAAGGATATGCGCTTGTTTCAACGAGAAAGGGTGAGGAGTTACGCGTCGCGGCGAGGCGATAA